A genomic window from Candidatus Andeanibacterium colombiense includes:
- a CDS encoding DUF4160 domain-containing protein: MPKVFDWNGFRFHFYSNEGAPREPAHIHVSRPGAEAKFWLYPEVSLAYNRRYDARTIRLLQAVVEERREEIEAAWHDFFS; encoded by the coding sequence ATGCCCAAGGTCTTTGACTGGAACGGCTTTCGCTTTCATTTCTACTCCAACGAAGGCGCGCCGCGCGAGCCTGCTCACATCCATGTTTCCAGGCCCGGCGCCGAGGCGAAGTTCTGGCTGTATCCCGAGGTGAGCTTGGCTTATAATCGCCGCTACGACGCTCGGACCATCCGCCTGTTGCAAGCGGTCGTCGAAGAGCGCCGCGAGGAAATCGAGGCAGCGTGGCATGACTTTTTCTCCTGA